The genomic window AACCTGGGCGTTACGCCTTCAAGTGGCGCTTGTTGACTCTGGTTGTTTGCAGGGGCAGACGGCTTAAACATACCACCACCACCACCCTGCGAGCCCGGCGGCTGACCCTGCGGGCCAGGCGAGGCCGGGGCAGGACTACCGCCTATCTGCGAATATGCCATGAAGGTACCCAGCGTACCCTGGAAGAACATCGCGGCCATTGGGGGCGCAGTCAGGATCAGCGTTGTGAGGATCAATCCCATGCCACCCTGCTGCAGTGCCATGCTGCTCATGCCTTCGGTCAGGTTGGTGCTCAGCAGCGCGCCCAACGCGGACGCGCCCCAGAACGACGCCGCAACGCGCGCAACCATTTCCATGGCAATGCCGGTCATTGCCGCCAGCACGGCCATCGAGAACATGGTGCCGATGCCATAGAACAGCCAGCGCTGGAACAGCGATTTGGTCTGCTCGAAAAGCAGGCACAGAATGAACAGCGGACCGAAGCCAATGAACATGGCCATCGCGACCTGGTACAGCAGCAACATGGCGCCAGCGGTGACCGCAGGTCCGCCCGTGCCAAGGCCGATGAACCACATCGCACGCGTCTTGGCGCTGTCCAGCGTGACGTCGCCTGCCACATCCAGCACGCTCACCGACGTCAGCGCCAACTGCATGTAGCCCAGGTTGCGGTCGATCAGTTCTTCGGCCGTGTCGTCCTTGCCGGTCACCACATAGGTGATCTCGTCCTGGACGTCTTGGGTCAGGAAGGACTGCAGATCCTTGCCGAACATCGCCATGGACGTGGCCACGGTCACGATGAGCGCCGCGCGCGCCATGTCAGTGGCCAGCGCCGCCATCGAATCGCGGCTGCGCCCGGTCACGATACGGAAGCCCTGGATCAGCACCCACAGCGTCATCAGAACCAGCGCGATCGAGCCCACCCAGGTCATCATGCGACCGAGCACGCCTTCGCCGAAGTTTGCGATTTCCTCTCGCAGGTACTCCAGGATCAGCTTGAAGAACACGAAGTCGCCCACTGAGGCGAACAGCGTTCCGTGCAGCAGATCCCCGATTACCATGCCCTGCATCATTCCCTGACTCATCACATCACCCGCCCCGTATCGGGGCCCTGCTGGAGTGCGTTACGCACGTAGTTCACTTGGAGAGAGCGGCTTTCAGCGCAGCCGCCTTGACCACGGTGCCAAGCGGGTTGCTCTCGCCCTTCAATGCGCGCTCGGTCAGGTTGCGCTGACGCCCCTCCAGGGCCCTAATCTGCTGGTCATAGACCTTGATCTTGGTCTCCCATTCCTTGAACGCCTTGTCCATCGCAAGCTGGCTTGCAGTGTTATTGGAGATGTCCTCCTGCAGCGCGCCCTCGTTACGGAAAGCATTGCGGATCGTGCGCAGCTTGCCCAGCATCTCCTCCATGGCTGGCATCGACTTGGTCACCACGTCCACGGTTTCGTTGTACTTCTTGTTCTCAAGCACCTGAATGTAGGCACAGATGGAGCGCTGCTGCGCACCGATGTCGCCACCCGGGCTGACGCCCAGCAACGACATCAGGCCTTCCTGGCTGACCATCGAGCCACCGCCGCACTTCTCGGCGACGTTCCAGGTCTCGGGAATTCGCGTAAGCACCGGCGTTACGGGCATCAGGGGCGAGGCGATGATCTGGTACCAGTTCTGCAGCCTGGAAACCCAGTTCTCCACCGTCTTCATATACTGTCCAGCCGTCTCGCTCCAGCGGCCGGCCTCGGTTATGTATTCGCCCGCAGACTTGTACTCCTGCAGGAAGTTCATGATCCAGTTGGCCGGGTCATACACGGTCATGGCCTGCGCCTGCTGCGTACCGGTGCTGAAGCTCATGCCCAGGGTCAACATGGCCGCGAACAGCGGCGCCAAGCGGCGACGACGCGGCGTGCTCTTTCGGGTTTCAATGCCCATGGCAGTTTCCTTTTGCAGTTCGGTGATGGTTTTCATGCCGCCTCCTCCTGGTCCTTGTCAGCTCGCTTGCCCGAGCCCTTTCGATTCTTGTAGAACGCGTCCAGCCACTGGTCCGGGGTCAGCTCGTCCACGGTGACGCGCGCGCGCACCGCCGCGGTCTGCAGCACGCGGTGCATGACTTCGATATTGTCGGTCGATGCTGAGATGACCGAAAGAATGTCATCCATGCCGCGCAGATTCAGCTGGCATACGCTGGAGGCGTGGCCCTGCTTGACCAGGAAGCAGCGCGAACGCTCGTCCAGCGCGGTCACCACCTTGAACTCGGCCTCGGTCAACTTCAGGCCATCCATGTAATCGCTCTTGCTGGCATTTGGGTTCGGCAGCAGGATCAGGGTGGCGGTCTGTTCGATCAGCGCTGCGGAGATATCGCTCTTCAGCGCATCTTCCGGGCTCTGCGTGGCGAAGATGCCCAGGCCGTTCTGCTTACGGATGGTTTTCTGCTTGTTCTTGGCGAACTCTTTCAGGCCACCCTCGCCGTCCAGGATCTTCCAGAATTCGTCCATCACGTAGATCAGCGGGCGACCGTCGATCAGCGATTCCAGGCGATGCAGCAGGTAGTTGATGACCGGCACACGCACTTCGGGATTGTCGATGATGTCGGTGTAGTCAAAGCCGATGATGTTGGCCTTGCTCAGGTCCACCGTATCGACCGGATTGTCGAACACCCAGCCCAGCGAGTTGCCCGAGGTCCAGCGGCGCATGCGCGCGTACAGACCATCGTCGCCCATGTTGGGCAGGCTCTTCTGGAAATTGGTCATGCTGCGCAGGTGCATCGGCGTGTCCAGCATGCTCTCCACCGCGCGATAGATATCTTCCTCTTCGCGGGCGCTGTATTCGCGCTTTCCGGCCAGTACCTTGATCAGGTCGGCCAGGAACTGCACGTTGGCTTCGCTGTTCTCGCACTGGAATGGGTTGAATCCGGTCGGTGCGCCGTTTTCCAGGGCCAGATAGTTGCCGCCACAGGCGCGCACGAAAATCTCGGCACCGCGATCCTTGTCGAA from Stenotrophomonas sp. 704A1 includes these protein-coding regions:
- a CDS encoding type IV secretion system protein, which produces MSQGMMQGMVIGDLLHGTLFASVGDFVFFKLILEYLREEIANFGEGVLGRMMTWVGSIALVLMTLWVLIQGFRIVTGRSRDSMAALATDMARAALIVTVATSMAMFGKDLQSFLTQDVQDEITYVVTGKDDTAEELIDRNLGYMQLALTSVSVLDVAGDVTLDSAKTRAMWFIGLGTGGPAVTAGAMLLLYQVAMAMFIGFGPLFILCLLFEQTKSLFQRWLFYGIGTMFSMAVLAAMTGIAMEMVARVAASFWGASALGALLSTNLTEGMSSMALQQGGMGLILTTLILTAPPMAAMFFQGTLGTFMAYSQIGGSPAPASPGPQGQPPGSQGGGGGMFKPSAPANNQSQQAPLEGVTPRFQNAVDTPVQSGQRGNAPTMNA